In the Nicotiana tabacum cultivar K326 chromosome 16, ASM71507v2, whole genome shotgun sequence genome, one interval contains:
- the LOC107779506 gene encoding uncharacterized protein LOC107779506 isoform X1 produces the protein MNLVINMDQSLDYARSRSILSILVVMVQKPHSQKLTLNKTKRSPLVCKYCKKTGHLIDKCINGCCRYRRTIRSTSKSSSAIQSVTTFSGDLYWFCKFCRSDRALL, from the exons ATGAATCTGGTTATTAATATGGATCAGAGCTTGGATTATGCTAGATCTAGATCGATTCTCTCTATTTTAGTGGTAAT GGTTCAGAAACCACATAGTCAGAAGTTAACtttgaacaaaacaaaaaggagTCCTCTGGTGTGCAAATACTGCAAGAAGACTGGCCATCTGATTGACAAGTGCATCAAT GGGTGCTGCCGTTACCGTAGAACAATTCGATCAACTTCTAAGTCTTCTTCAGCAATCCAAAGTGTCACCACCTTCTCAGGAGATCTCTACTGGTTTTGCAAATTTTGCAGGTCTGATAG GGCCCTTCTCTAA
- the LOC107779506 gene encoding uncharacterized protein LOC107779506 isoform X2, whose product MNLVINMDQSLDYARSRSILSILVVMVQKPHSQKLTLNKTKRSPLVCKYCKKTGHLIDKCINGCCRYRRTIRSTSKSSSAIQSVTTFSGDLYWFCKFCRALL is encoded by the exons ATGAATCTGGTTATTAATATGGATCAGAGCTTGGATTATGCTAGATCTAGATCGATTCTCTCTATTTTAGTGGTAAT GGTTCAGAAACCACATAGTCAGAAGTTAACtttgaacaaaacaaaaaggagTCCTCTGGTGTGCAAATACTGCAAGAAGACTGGCCATCTGATTGACAAGTGCATCAAT GGGTGCTGCCGTTACCGTAGAACAATTCGATCAACTTCTAAGTCTTCTTCAGCAATCCAAAGTGTCACCACCTTCTCAGGAGATCTCTACTGGTTTTGCAAATTTTGCAG GGCCCTTCTCTAA